A stretch of the Ferviditalea candida genome encodes the following:
- a CDS encoding glycosyltransferase family 4 protein codes for MPMNRSLRILMLTWEYPPMIVGGLSRSVHGLAVHLAELNHEIHVITRSAGFVPEYEYTDRVHVHRVSVNSAVSREAFAEWVLLMNIGFVQHTLKLWNNGMRFHLIHAHDWLVHDSAEEMGEFLGIPIIATLHATEAGRFFGRLDTDLQKTIHAKEFRMSTAADRIIVCSRAMEAEVNGLFRPPPHKVSVLPNGFDPADLSFPTRLHRERKLLAAQRTCPDAKVKGIDILYVGRLVHEKGIHNLIEAMPAILRMYPQTRLWIVGDGPKREALIASAQRLAKDRVFFTGRISDRMRRFLLSAADVCVVPSLYEPFGIAALEAMAAGIPVVASETGGLPEIVRHNETGLTAAPGSPQALAEQILALLNDPEKAQRLTVEAKREIIEHFNWQSIAEATARLYGEVLKAQ; via the coding sequence ATGCCGATGAACCGATCCTTGCGGATTCTGATGTTGACATGGGAATATCCTCCGATGATTGTCGGAGGACTTTCCCGTTCCGTTCATGGGCTTGCCGTTCATCTGGCCGAGTTGAACCACGAAATCCACGTCATCACCCGTTCGGCAGGGTTTGTCCCTGAATATGAATATACAGATCGCGTTCATGTGCACAGAGTATCGGTGAATTCCGCAGTCAGCCGCGAAGCTTTTGCCGAATGGGTGCTGTTGATGAATATCGGCTTCGTGCAGCATACACTAAAGCTGTGGAACAATGGCATGCGGTTTCACCTTATCCATGCGCATGACTGGCTGGTGCATGACTCCGCCGAAGAAATGGGCGAGTTCCTCGGTATTCCGATCATCGCCACGCTGCATGCGACGGAAGCCGGCAGATTCTTCGGCCGTTTGGATACGGATTTGCAAAAGACCATCCATGCTAAAGAATTCCGAATGAGCACAGCAGCCGACCGCATTATTGTCTGCAGCCGGGCAATGGAAGCAGAAGTCAACGGCCTTTTTCGGCCTCCTCCGCATAAAGTGTCCGTTCTTCCCAACGGCTTCGACCCGGCAGACCTGAGCTTTCCGACACGCCTGCATCGTGAAAGAAAGCTTCTGGCCGCACAGCGGACTTGCCCTGACGCCAAAGTAAAAGGAATCGATATCCTGTATGTCGGCAGGCTTGTCCATGAAAAGGGCATTCATAACCTGATAGAGGCAATGCCCGCAATTCTCCGCATGTATCCGCAGACACGATTGTGGATTGTCGGGGACGGTCCGAAGCGGGAAGCCCTGATCGCGTCGGCCCAAAGGCTTGCCAAAGACCGCGTCTTCTTTACGGGCCGCATCAGCGACCGAATGCGCCGTTTCCTCTTGTCCGCTGCCGATGTATGTGTCGTACCCAGCCTGTACGAGCCTTTCGGTATTGCCGCACTTGAAGCGATGGCCGCCGGTATTCCCGTCGTAGCCTCTGAAACAGGCGGCTTGCCGGAAATCGTGCGGCACAATGAGACAGGTTTAACGGCAGCACCTGGAAGCCCTCAAGCGTTGGCGGAGCAGATCCTCGCGCTGCTGAACGATCCGGAGAAGGCTCAACGCCTGACGGTGGAAGCCAAGCGGGAGATCATCGAACATTTCAACTGGCAAAGCATCGCGGAAGCAACCGCCCGCCTTTACGGGGAGGTATTAAAAGCACAATAA